One part of the Streptomyces sp. AM 2-1-1 genome encodes these proteins:
- a CDS encoding ribonucleoside-diphosphate reductase subunit alpha, which translates to MTIAPADPASVPAAAAATEPADGPGAALLRTLTALTADLPDTDPGRVAAAALRGRSAHADEAELRSLATESAAGLIADDPAYSRLAARLLTRTIAAEAAGEGAVSFSASVAIGHREGLIADRTAHFVALHAVRLDALVDQALVDGADDRFGYFGLRTLHSRYLLRHPLTRQVLETPQHFMLRVAAGLAEDDTDRAVDEVAALFGLMSRLEYLPSSPTLFNSGTRHPQMSSCYLLDSPLDELDSIYGRYHEVARLSKHAGGIGLSFSRIRSRGSLIRGTNGLSNGIVPFMKTLDASVAAVNQGGRRKGAAAVYLETWHADVEEFLELRDNTGEDQRRTHNLNLAHWIPDEFMRRVDADAAWSLFSPADVPELVDLWGDAFDTAYRAAEAKGLARRTLPARELYGRMMRTLAQTGQGWMTFKDASNRTANQTAEPGRVVHSSNLCTEILEVTDDGETAVCNLGSVNLGAFVADGDIDWERLDATVRTAVTFLDRVVDINFYPTEQSGRSNARWRPVGLGAMGLQDVFFRLRLPFDSAEARALSTRISERIMLAAYEASCDLAEKSGPLPAWSETRAARGVLHPDHYDTAPAWPERWEALRARIAKTGMRNSLLLAIAPTATIASIAGVYECIEPQVSNLFKRETLSGEFLQVNAYLVDELKQLGVWDARTREALRDASGSVQGFGWIPADVRALYRTAWEIPQRGLIDMAAARTPYLDQSQSLNLFLETPTIGKLSSMYAYAWKQGLKTTYYLRSRPATRIARAASGTANAAAPAAAPAAIPVQQAVSDAEALACSLENPESCEACQ; encoded by the coding sequence GTGACCATCGCGCCCGCCGATCCGGCGTCCGTGCCCGCGGCCGCCGCGGCGACCGAGCCCGCCGACGGCCCCGGGGCCGCGCTGCTGCGCACCTTGACCGCCCTCACCGCGGACCTGCCGGACACCGACCCGGGCAGGGTCGCCGCCGCCGCGCTCCGCGGCCGCAGCGCGCATGCCGACGAGGCGGAGCTGCGGAGCCTGGCCACCGAGTCGGCCGCCGGCCTGATCGCGGACGACCCCGCCTACTCCCGGCTCGCCGCCCGGCTGCTCACCCGTACGATCGCCGCCGAGGCGGCCGGTGAGGGCGCGGTGTCGTTCTCCGCTTCGGTCGCCATCGGTCACCGCGAGGGCCTGATCGCGGACCGCACCGCCCACTTCGTGGCGCTGCACGCGGTCCGGCTGGACGCACTGGTCGACCAGGCGCTCGTGGACGGCGCCGACGACCGGTTCGGCTACTTCGGGCTGCGTACCCTCCACAGCCGCTACCTGCTGCGCCACCCGCTCACCCGTCAGGTGCTGGAGACGCCCCAGCACTTCATGCTGCGGGTGGCCGCCGGTCTCGCCGAGGACGACACCGACCGGGCGGTGGACGAGGTGGCCGCGCTCTTCGGGCTGATGAGCCGGCTGGAGTACCTGCCGTCCTCCCCCACGCTCTTCAACTCGGGCACCCGCCACCCGCAGATGTCCTCCTGCTACCTGCTGGACTCGCCGCTGGACGAGCTGGACTCCATCTACGGCCGCTACCACGAGGTGGCCCGCCTCTCGAAGCACGCGGGGGGCATCGGTCTGTCGTTCTCCCGCATCCGCTCGCGCGGCTCGCTGATCCGGGGCACCAACGGGCTCTCCAACGGCATCGTGCCGTTCATGAAGACGCTGGACGCCTCCGTCGCGGCGGTCAACCAGGGCGGCCGGCGCAAGGGCGCGGCCGCCGTCTACCTGGAGACCTGGCACGCGGACGTCGAGGAGTTCCTGGAGCTGCGCGACAACACCGGTGAGGACCAGCGGCGTACGCACAACCTGAACCTGGCGCACTGGATCCCGGACGAGTTCATGCGCCGGGTCGACGCCGACGCGGCCTGGTCGCTCTTCTCGCCCGCCGACGTCCCCGAGCTGGTCGACCTCTGGGGCGACGCGTTCGACACCGCCTACCGGGCCGCCGAGGCGAAGGGCCTGGCGCGCCGGACGCTGCCCGCCCGCGAGCTGTACGGACGGATGATGCGCACCCTGGCGCAGACCGGCCAGGGGTGGATGACGTTCAAGGACGCCTCCAACCGCACCGCCAACCAGACCGCCGAGCCGGGCAGGGTCGTGCACTCCTCGAACCTCTGCACGGAGATCCTGGAGGTCACCGACGACGGCGAGACCGCCGTCTGCAACCTCGGCTCGGTCAACCTGGGCGCCTTCGTGGCGGACGGGGACATCGACTGGGAGCGGCTCGACGCCACCGTGCGCACCGCGGTGACCTTCCTCGACCGGGTCGTCGACATCAACTTCTACCCGACGGAGCAGTCCGGCCGGTCCAATGCCCGCTGGCGGCCGGTGGGTCTGGGCGCGATGGGCCTCCAGGACGTCTTCTTCCGGCTGCGCCTGCCGTTCGACTCCGCGGAGGCGCGCGCGCTCTCCACCCGCATCTCCGAGCGGATCATGCTCGCCGCGTACGAGGCTTCCTGCGACCTCGCCGAGAAGTCGGGCCCGCTGCCGGCGTGGAGCGAGACCCGCGCCGCGCGCGGGGTGCTGCACCCGGACCACTACGACACCGCTCCGGCCTGGCCGGAGCGGTGGGAGGCGCTGCGCGCCCGCATCGCGAAGACCGGCATGCGCAACTCGCTCCTGCTCGCCATCGCCCCCACCGCCACCATCGCCTCGATCGCCGGGGTGTACGAGTGCATCGAGCCGCAGGTCTCCAACCTGTTCAAGCGCGAAACGCTCAGCGGCGAGTTCTTGCAGGTCAACGCCTACCTGGTGGACGAGTTGAAGCAGCTCGGCGTGTGGGACGCGCGGACCCGTGAGGCGCTGCGCGACGCCAGCGGCTCGGTGCAGGGCTTCGGCTGGATCCCGGCGGACGTGCGGGCGTTGTACCGCACGGCGTGGGAGATCCCGCAGCGCGGCCTGATCGACATGGCGGCCGCCCGTACGCCGTACCTCGACCAGAGCCAGTCGCTGAACCTGTTCCTGGAGACGCCGACCATCGGCAAGCTCTCCTCGATGTACGCGTACGCCTGGAAGCAGGGGCTGAAGACGACGTACTACCTGCGTTCGCGCCCGGCGACCCGGATCGCCCGCGCCGCTTCCGGCACGGCGAACGCCGCTGCCCCGGCTGCCGCCCCCGCCGCCATCCCCGTCCAGCAGGCGGTCTCCGACGCGGAGGCGCTCGCCTGCTCCCTCGAAAACCCCGAGTCCTGCGAGGCCTGCCAGTGA
- a CDS encoding 1,4-alpha-glucan branching protein, protein MAFIHRTTMTPGKLDLVAAWLPAQPWYAGTTPELSKAGGFRLDDPQGEVGIEFMVVSDASTGRPHPYHVPVTYRGAPLEGAGAALIGTSEHGVLGTRWVYDGASDPVLTGRLLALLHGRAEPQAQSDSDTPDPTVHAREMGEDIPDGVVVESIESGMFGTDILLADPAGPGRWTLRVVRALTGDAEEAKGDAGPLLGEITALWALPGAEPARARFAEVRHTAQG, encoded by the coding sequence ATGGCTTTCATCCACCGCACCACCATGACCCCCGGCAAGCTCGACCTGGTGGCCGCCTGGCTGCCCGCCCAGCCCTGGTACGCGGGCACCACGCCCGAACTGTCGAAAGCCGGGGGCTTCCGGCTCGACGACCCGCAGGGCGAGGTGGGCATCGAGTTCATGGTGGTCAGCGACGCCTCGACCGGCCGCCCGCACCCCTACCACGTGCCCGTCACCTACCGGGGCGCCCCGCTGGAGGGGGCGGGGGCCGCGCTCATCGGGACCAGCGAACACGGAGTGCTGGGCACGCGCTGGGTGTACGACGGCGCTTCGGACCCGGTGCTCACCGGCCGCCTCCTCGCCCTGCTGCACGGTCGCGCCGAGCCGCAGGCGCAGAGCGACTCGGACACCCCCGACCCGACCGTGCACGCCCGGGAGATGGGGGAGGACATCCCCGACGGAGTGGTCGTCGAGAGCATCGAGAGCGGGATGTTCGGCACCGACATCCTGCTGGCGGACCCCGCCGGACCCGGACGCTGGACCCTGCGGGTGGTGCGCGCCCTGACGGGCGACGCGGAGGAGGCCAAGGGCGACGCGGGACCGCTGCTCGGCGAGATCACCGCGCTCTGGGCACTCCCGGGCGCCGAACCGGCCCGGGCCCGCTTCGCCGAGGTGCGCCACACGGCCCAGGGCTGA
- a CDS encoding ribonucleotide-diphosphate reductase subunit beta: protein MTTNDSTAGAAVKNLLDPGFELTLRPMRYPDFYERYRDAIKNTWTVEEVDLHSDVADLAKLSPGEQHMIGRLVAFFATGDSIVSNNLVLTLYKHINSPEARLYLSRQLFEEAVHVQFYLTLLDTYLPDPDDRAAAFDAVEEIPSIREKAQFCFRWMDSVEKIDRLETRADRRRFLLNLICFAACIEGLFFYGAFAYVYWFRSRGLLHGLATGTNWVFRDETMHMNFAFEVVDTVRKEEPELFDDELRRQVTDMLKEAVEAELQFGRDLCGDGLPGMNTESMRQYLECVADQRLTRLGFAPLYGSENPFSFMELQGVQELTNFFERRPSAYQVAVEGTVGFDDDF from the coding sequence ATGACCACCAACGATTCCACCGCGGGCGCCGCAGTGAAGAACCTGCTCGACCCGGGCTTCGAACTGACCCTGCGCCCCATGCGCTACCCGGACTTCTACGAGCGCTACCGGGACGCGATCAAGAACACCTGGACCGTGGAGGAGGTCGATCTCCACTCCGACGTGGCCGACCTCGCCAAGCTGTCCCCGGGTGAGCAGCACATGATCGGCCGGTTGGTGGCGTTCTTCGCCACGGGCGACTCGATCGTCTCCAACAACCTCGTGCTGACCCTGTACAAGCACATCAACTCCCCCGAGGCGCGGCTCTACCTGTCGCGGCAGCTCTTCGAGGAGGCCGTGCACGTCCAGTTCTATCTGACGCTGCTCGACACGTATCTGCCCGATCCGGACGACCGGGCCGCCGCCTTCGACGCGGTGGAGGAGATCCCGTCGATCCGTGAGAAGGCGCAGTTCTGCTTCCGCTGGATGGACTCGGTGGAGAAGATCGACCGGCTGGAGACCCGGGCCGACCGGCGCCGGTTCCTGCTGAACCTGATCTGTTTCGCCGCCTGCATCGAGGGGCTCTTCTTCTACGGCGCGTTCGCGTACGTCTACTGGTTCCGCTCACGCGGTCTGCTGCACGGCCTCGCCACCGGCACCAACTGGGTGTTCCGGGACGAGACGATGCACATGAACTTCGCCTTCGAGGTCGTGGACACCGTCCGCAAGGAGGAGCCGGAGCTCTTCGACGACGAGCTCCGCCGGCAGGTCACCGACATGTTGAAGGAGGCCGTCGAGGCGGAGTTGCAGTTCGGCCGCGACCTCTGTGGTGACGGGCTGCCTGGCATGAACACCGAGTCGATGCGCCAGTACCTGGAGTGCGTCGCGGACCAGCGCCTCACCCGGCTGGGCTTCGCGCCGCTGTACGGCTCGGAGAACCCGTTCTCCTTCATGGAGCTCCAGGGTGTCCAGGAGCTGACGAACTTCTTCGAGCGCCGCCCGTCGGCGTACCAGGTGGCGGTGGAGGGCACGGTCGGTTTCGACGACGACTTCTAG
- a CDS encoding helix-turn-helix domain-containing protein, producing MLKNVAALLLDEVHPFELGVLCEVFGLDRSDEGLPVHDFAVVSAEGPGLRTHAGFTITAAHGLERLEEADLVAVPAGSRFVARTYPPEVLEALRRAVARGARVLSVCSGAFLLGAAGLLDGRRCTTHWRHAAELAERFPLARVEPDVLYVDEGQVITSAGTAAGIDACLHLVRQEYGQEVANAVARRMVVPPHRDGGQAQYVKRPLPRTRCDTVGDTLAWMENHLDQEMTVDQLAALAHMSPRTYARRFQQETGTTPYRWLLRQRVLLAQHLLETSDETMEAVAGRAGFGNAAALRHQFVRSLGTTPHAYRRTFQGPAGVAERV from the coding sequence ATGCTGAAAAACGTCGCCGCCCTACTGCTGGACGAGGTCCATCCCTTCGAACTCGGCGTGCTCTGTGAGGTGTTCGGCCTCGACCGCAGCGACGAGGGGCTGCCGGTGCACGATTTCGCGGTGGTGTCGGCGGAGGGCCCCGGGCTGCGCACCCACGCCGGCTTCACCATCACCGCGGCGCACGGCCTCGAACGGCTGGAGGAGGCCGACCTCGTCGCCGTGCCGGCGGGCAGCCGCTTCGTCGCCCGCACCTACCCGCCGGAGGTCCTGGAGGCGCTGCGGCGGGCCGTGGCACGCGGTGCGCGGGTGCTCTCCGTCTGCTCGGGCGCCTTCCTCCTCGGGGCGGCCGGGCTGCTGGACGGACGCCGCTGCACCACGCACTGGCGGCACGCCGCCGAGCTGGCCGAGCGCTTTCCGCTGGCCCGGGTGGAACCGGACGTGCTCTACGTCGACGAGGGCCAGGTGATCACCTCGGCGGGGACCGCAGCGGGCATCGACGCCTGTCTGCACCTGGTGCGCCAGGAGTACGGCCAGGAGGTGGCCAACGCCGTCGCCCGCCGGATGGTGGTCCCCCCGCACCGGGACGGCGGCCAGGCGCAGTACGTCAAGCGGCCGCTGCCGCGCACCCGCTGCGACACCGTCGGGGACACCCTGGCCTGGATGGAGAACCACCTCGACCAGGAGATGACCGTCGACCAGCTCGCGGCCCTCGCCCATATGTCGCCGCGCACCTACGCGCGCCGGTTCCAGCAGGAGACCGGCACCACGCCGTACCGCTGGCTGCTGCGGCAGCGGGTGCTGCTGGCGCAGCATCTGCTGGAGACCTCGGACGAGACGATGGAGGCGGTCGCGGGGCGGGCCGGCTTCGGCAACGCGGCGGCCCTGCGCCATCAGTTCGTACGCTCGCTGGGCACGACCCCGCACGCCTACCGGCGGACGTTCCAGGGACCGGCCGGGGTCGCCGAGAGGGTCTGA